The Parambassis ranga chromosome 13, fParRan2.1, whole genome shotgun sequence genome contains the following window.
tgttgagtgtatatttttggctcagcatatcttcagaatgcatgggccgattcaaaccattcaaacatcaaaagattcagctcattcggGACATTtgtggaaaccgtcaataataattgcaaatattataatattaaagatattaaacattttccatgtcttctgcaaaatgctactcctcctacaaattacaagatagagaaaccattcgaagcttaaagtacttccaacatcttggtcttcaaaacttgcatacagaatttggaaattcagccccgtcttcaaatggccggggacttttgaggtctcctctgctgttaccatggtgacagactgatgctactttcaGCTCCATCTTCAAATGGCAGGGGAAACTTGAAAAAATTCTTTATGCATTTAACCAGGTTGGTTTACAGTCTGCAATCTCACCACTAGTTTTATCTGATATTTTATtgccacatttttatttttgtcaatcTTATGGCGTTTGAGCCTTCTCAGTATCCGTAGCTAGGAGTGTTGCTTAGAAACATATGTCAACAACTAATGTTGCTAGCTTACGCCTAAACATAAAAGTAGAATCAGAAGGTGGATACCACTTGCAACTACGTTCAGGTAACAGGAAGGTAATTACGTGAGTTAATCTGTGTATCTGTAATctgtatattattttatttttattagggcccgagcaccgaatggtgcaagagccctattgaaacccttaggattattatttttctttcccatatgtgtgaccctgctgcaaaacttttcatgcctcgcatacttcatcgaattgagctgaaactcactgtgtccactcaggacaccatagggaatagacgcattccaaaactcttacaaaagtctgacggtgtggccggggcgtggcctcaaagtttgaccatttcagaggaaacaggaagtcgctataacttcttcgttttctgtccgatctgtaccaaatgtcacatgtatgatcagagtctgaccctaaacacatctatacaacaatattgaagctttgacagagcgccacctactggctacacaaaatgttgtgttttcataggtttttctgcctgcccccctggcctgttttgagtagggtcatgaaaaatggcacacatgtgtatcaccccaagatgcacaaaaaaagtctcttggacccccccttcaaacccaacaggaagtccgcgattttgaaatttctgttaatttttggcgatttgtgactctgctacaaaacttttcacgcctcgcatacttcatccaatcaagctgaaaatcactgtgtccactcaggacaccataggcaatagacgcattccaaaactcttacaaaggtcttatggtgtggtgggggcgtggcctcaaagttgaccattcgccattacaaaggaactccctgtattttttgccctaacgcgtagccccgctggccagtttgacacaggatcatgaaaattagcacacatgtgtatcaccccaagatgcacaaaaaagtctcttggaccccccctccaaacccaacaggaagtccgccattttgacttatgtggccattttttgcttatttgtgaccctgctacaaaacttttcacgcctcgcatacttcatccaattgagctgaaattcactgtgtccactcaggacaccatagggaatagacgcattccaaaactctttcaaaagtattaccgtgtggtggggccgtggcctcaaagttgaccattcgccattacaaaggaacttgctctattttATGCattactacccatatacttcatgcaatgtggacaaaatcttacacttctgctatggacctgactctgaacagatatatatgctaataggatgatacggtcatagcgccacctactggtagcaggaaaatTGGGTTGTaaagtgtttgttgtatatctgtggatatgagaggaggagagcataggacaggagagtataggagacgagagcataggagagaagactgcgatggccccgcggatcgcaaggtgcgcgagggcccgcaatgctgcttgcagctttaatttttttacttGGTTTCCTGGTTTAATGGATACTTCATCTCCAAAACcttctacatatttatccgtgtcaatcttttgcctggtATTATTATGTTTGGTATCATTTTAAAGGGGACACTCTGGGCTTTCATTCAAGTTCTTTTTTGACTACAGGCATGTATCTTTtcaaaaagtataagcaacctttgccaccttgAGTGGTACCAATATCTCATCTGGCCCATGGACTAtcgttagctttctgatggtgtcactcttaaaactcaacaccaaaccgttttgcctttacagccagctgtttggggagagtgccggtcattcttccattaggacataatgtaaaaccaaaaacagagaaacagagcagCCCTATTTTCTAACCccccgccatctccacatctttgacatcatagacataaaaattatactgtgttgtagagcaacttatTGCGATTCTCATGGTGTCCATATGTTTTGTCTAAAAGCttcagtttggacaaaaacagaagttgtttagagggtgttttacattggaaatgcattaggagccATTGCAACATTTAGGTTGCAATGGCAGGCAGGCATGGCTGGTGACAGGATTACAAACAAGcagcttttccacattaaaatcacacagcctgtgcttcttataatcttatggtattattccagcctgagacctttcatatggttcttctttaaggtcagtgacttcatactgtttttgtcttcagcagtgtctgtgtaaattcagattgcagattctccagcaattcagagcaattcttcacatcagcattcaaagcaatgcttcagctgcagcaatcaaacttgcattttctttagGAAATACTTTTCTAGTTAATTCAACTACCCTATTTTGTAAGGTTTTCTTTAGTGAAAATAGTGTGGTGTTTATGCTGCTGCATCTGTGAAAATATAAATCCTTATGTTAAAACTGCATAAAGTCAACACGCCTATCTTATTCATCCAGGTAATGCCGAGCCAAATAACCAATCCTGGAGATGCCGAAGAGAAGAGATATTCTTGCCATCGTGTTGATCGTGTTACCCTGGACTCTGCTCATCACtgtttggcaccaaagtgctaTAGCTCCACTCCTCGCCATCCGCAAGGGTAAGAATCACACCGCACTCCACTGACAATATCAAACTTGAAGTGGGCTCTCAAACCTAACACCGCACTTCACATTTAGACAACAGGCAGTTCATGTAGAGGCACTCGTAAGCCATGACCATCAGCTTCATCACAACTCAATAACACTTGTCCAGTCACTGTAAATCTCATCAGTGTGCACTGTTTATGTGCATGATAAAACCTTCAATCTTACCATCACACACCCACTCTCATACATTATTTTGGTTTTACACCACTTGAATATAATGGTTAACCGTTAAGCTGCCTAGAGCAGAATGTGACAAGTCTACATCACAGCATTAAAGGAAGACAAGTGTTTGGGTGTCCAGCATAGCGGCTTGTTCATGGGTGATAAAAACTGTTGCcatgttgacattaaaacacattacataTATAGATATAAAAACAGTTATTACCGTAAGACATTATCATCACATGCTGTCCTCTGGCCGGTGGAGACTGGGTGGTGCAGGCCAACAGGTCAGGTGTATGGGTGCAGCATCTGGTCATaaaatcacagagctgtggataACGTGACATAATGTaaagtaattacagcaagacataaagagtgcACTAGTAAGACTAAACaatgataacagcagcagctcatatGAAGAAGATGATGCTGGTCTGCTCTTcttcagcagagctgaggacgcAGCTACAATAACAAAGAAGAGTGAACACTGATGTGATCATGATAATGACcatcaaaaaaaacaaatgtatccacatcaagtttgCTCACCGATCGGAGGGAAactcagaataataataaatggaataaaacccCGCTTCAAAACCAGAGCCTGTTAGCAACATGTTAGCAACGTGCAAACTTAGCCTGGCGATAGCTGGCAGcgtcacaaacataaaacattcagCTCAACAAGTAACTGAATGCTGGTTAAAGTGGCTACGTAGTCaaggaaaataataaaatcatgttaaaacaaacactcacacacgttCAGCCTACCTGTCCGGAAGAAATGTGGCCTCCACGGCATCACTTTGTAGCCGCTTCTGCTCCGTCAGTCGTCGCCAGCGCTGCAAAGTCGTTCCGATAACCACTCTTGCCTTACATCTTTCTGCATCGAGCCTTTTTCTGGTGGTTGCTTTTTCaaaaacagtttttcttttctgacTCGCCGGCTGTTTTGTTTGCCATCTTGCGACGGCCTACTCTCACTCAGGGTTGCCAGATCTGAGTGACAGTTTCCAGCACAAACTAAACGTAAAACCCGCCCAATGCGAAAAAACACCAGCCCAAATCACAACCTCCCCAGAATCTTAATGTTCAGACTGCCATATGCAGGAAAATTCAGTTCAGACAGAACAACACAGTGTCTGACCTCTGCGCAGccgcagtatgtgtgtgtatctgtgtcctTCTCTTGGACTGAACGCCAAGATCAGACTAccgtcagtgtgtgtggctgatgtttatgttaatgttgatTGGTTGAACTCTTCACTCAGCTGACCATTAGGATTTCATGTTGCCAGTGGACCAATGATTGTCATACTTGATGCCAGTcgatcattttaaaacaaactgaTAATATGAGGGGGAGGACAGTGCTGTTTTACTTAAATTAATGCATACAATgacaactggaatatttcataaAAACTCGCCAAATGCTGTGAAAAGATTTCACTAATGTGCAACAAACACTtgaaacatgacagaaatgcacaaaacacttagaaagccacacacacacacacatacacactggtACAGACACAtcatttcatgtttaaatgcaaaatatCCACTCATTGTTGTTCCTATTCTGGTTTTCAGTGAAATAAGTGAATACTTTAAAGGAGAAATTTAAACAGATTTACATGAGGAATGAGGGCCGTGTCTTTACTACAGCAACAGTTGAATCGTTTACAAGCAAAAAGCCAGACTGTGACAGTGACTCCTTAAAAGACATGTTTAATGGGAacattgcttttgttttttcacaaaCAATCAAAACACAGTTGAGGTGGACTAATATTTCCAGCTCAGTAAATGTGGCTGTACTGCTTGCACCTTTTCTTGCTTCCCGCCATGTTGTTTGATTAAGTTTTGATATTAAACTTTTTTATAGCTTGTGTACATTTTGATTGGATGTGGAATTTTAACCAGAGCAGAGCCGACAGAGACTGACAACCAGCCCACTGTTCCGTACAGGGTCCAtgtttctgattggctgatgtttttagcgttttgtCACTTCCACAGATGaataatattcttcattttgaTGCAAAACTGTCTAACTAATTGGCAATTTAAGTGCCTCAGAATGACATCtcccacacagcagcatgtcagtCAGTCAGGTTTCAGCTCTTCTCTGTTGTCACTCATTCAAATATAATGTCAACTGTTGTTCATCAGGGAGGTTAAAAAATTACGTAGGATATTTTGCGTTCATGTGTAATATGTGTGTACATCAGTCTGAATCATTACTCATGAGTCTAGATCATCTCCAGTGACCACGAACCAACAGTGCTGAATGTCAAGAATGCTGCTGAGTAAACATGCTCAAATTAGACTGACGGCAAATTAATAGGCCCATTTGCCCTGCTCTTACTGTATAATGTCATGAATGTACCTATAGAGGTTAACCATCAAAACAGGTTTGCTCAAATAACCCGAGGCACTAGCAGCTGAGGATAATTAAAATCACAAACAGCACTGtaattaaagataaaaatagagtttatttatatctttttattgTCTTATGCCACTCACTTGTTAAAAATTACACATATTTTGTTGCCTGTGCAATCTGACTGAGCTCCGCCCACAGGCTTTCCTTTGTGTGCTCCTAAAAGAGAAGGTAGAGGTTTTGTTGGCAGCGTGCTCCCTGGCAGCCTCTGCTGAACATCTGGCCATCAGCAGATTGTGTTAATCTATGTGCTGCAGAGAAGCCCTCTTTATGTTAGAGGTGCGAATGGAGCTTGTGCAGAATAGTGACTGCCATTAGCTTTGGCACAGTGAAGAGAAATTAACAACTTTAATGATTCTATAATCTTATTCTGTCCATCAGATTAGATTCCTATAACATTTACTACCACAGAACTACAGGCTTTGATCGCAGACCCTGGTGATAGGTTCTATAGGCTGTCACCATGACTTCAGATAAGGGCTGAGCACAGAGCACCACTGTCACTCAGATCTTCCGTCCTTGTAATCCTGACCATAGTCAGTAATCCTGCTGAAAAAGATATGGATATGAAGGTTTTTGGGAaagactcacttttagagccagctCCAAGTGACCACTGGAAGTTAGTTAGGGCAGACCAATGCATATTGTGTGCTACCTGAGAATAACAACTCAACCTCCTCCAATCTTCTGGTCATAGGTTGGTGAAATGCTTCTTTTCAGCCTGCTACGTTATCTAAGACTTACATAATGATCTTAAAATATTTGGACTTTAAAAAACACCTACATACAGTGTCTCATACATGGTGTCTCATCCTTAGAAACTGTCAGGACACGATTCATGTCAAGAGTTTATAAAACATGACAGCTGATTGGACCCTGTGTTacaaatttattttatttaatcttATTGTTTACAGAATACAGTGGTCTCACCTGCATGAGTGCAGTAAAGTTTCTCAaaggaaactgaaactgatcagtaagAGTGTTGTTCGGCCACAGGTGCATTGCTTGAAACGAGACAAGATGGATTGTCACTTGATCTTTTGTGACTTGTGTCTGCTTCAGCTCTGATTATTTTATTGCGGCTTGAATGCAGAACCAAGACAGTATTTACATAAATGTCTTAAATACTGTGAGCACTTCACAACCCAGTATTTACAACAAAAGTATCACAGCAGAGGATGAGGCCGTCTGTGGTGGAGTCTAGACATTTCAAAGGGCATGTCTGCCAGATCCACATTCCCATATTTTTCTCTATAAAGACAGGCCCAAAGGCAGCACTCAGAGACTAGCAGGGCTCATCTCTCCCCTCGCACATCTTGTGCTGTCTTTCTGTCCATCAGCTGTGTTATCCTCTCACGGTGCCTGCTTTCACTTTTTGCAGCCTGTCACCACCTAGTAAAAGAGATCTTTATCATTCCAGAGAAGCTTGCAGTCCGCCACCACCGGCTCTCAGGTACACTTTACCCCCATTGGGTTTAAGTCACCTGAGGCAAATATACAAAGGGCAGCTCAAGGTTGCACTAATGCCTTACATGTCTTCTTATCCCCATATCTGCAGATGATGGTGTCGATGGCAAGAGGGAGGCAGGTGGCCAGGTGCAGGACTCCAAGGAATACTGTGCCTCAGATAAGGACATTGTGGAGGTGGTAAGGACAGAGTATGTGTATACGCGGCCTCCACCCTGGTCCGACGTGCTGCCCACAATCCACATCATCACTCCCACATATAGCCGTCCCGTGCAGAAAGCAGAGCTGACACGACTAGCAAACACCTTCCTCCATGTCCCCAACCTGCACTGGATCCTGGTGGAGGACTCTCAAAGAAGAACAACCCTTGTCACACGACTGCTCCGGGAAACGGGGCTGAACTACACCCACCTCAATGTAGAGACCCCCAGGAACTATAAGCTGCGAGGTGACACTCGGGATCCCAGAATCCCCAGAGGAACCATGCAGCGGAACCTGGCCCTGCGGTGGCTGAGGGAGACCTTCAATGCCAACAGCAGTCAGGCTGGAGTCGTCTACTTTGCTGACGATGACAACACATACAGCCTGGAGCTGTTTGAGGAGGTGAGTGTTCCATGTCACTGCTGTTGGCTTTATCATGCATTTTTTACAAACTCTCCAGAAGTGTAggacatgaaaaacacaaaagagcGCGCACACACATTGGCTTAAAGCTTTCATGAATAAAATGTGCCACGTTGTAAAAGAATCATTTGACTTAAAAATGTTATATAACAAttgtaaaaaatgaaaaaaatattgctCTCTGCTGACATCTAGGGGCAGCCGTACAAATACAACACTGTCAAATGCACAATAGTTTTGTCTTTAATTTATGTGAATATTTTATTGACACATTGATTTAAAGTAGTTGTTTACTGTTGGCTATAGCATGTATGTAGCACAGTTATAGCTTTATAGCCTCAGGAGTGCTGCACTGTTTATACTGTGCTTAAATGTAACAGACtttatttaaacatcttttAATACAGGCTATAAATCATGGTCATTTTATGCACTGTAATAAAATATCATAGACATTAATAGGAAAATAGATACACATTCTTTACAAATGAAAATATgtactttttaaaatgcatgatTTCTTCTTCAGTAGCCCATTCAGTTCAATATGAACTATGAAATATGCAGTATTAAAagacacatatacatataatacAACAACAGTAGAAAAACAGTAGAAAATTCtgttatttgacacattttttagCTCTTAACAAGCATAGTCAGAGATCTGGAGCTAGTGGAAAGAAGTTTGGGGCGTGTAATCAGTACATCTCAGACCATCCATCTTGACATCAGTTGAATTACCTGAGCGGACACGGTCTAGGTCCTCCGAGTATTAGCCTCAAGTCTTGTTAGTAGTGCAGACGGGGTCCGTAGTAAATGGAGCACCGGGTATTGACGGGGCCTGTCATTACCTTTCTCTGGGAATCAGCCAAAGTGCTCCGTCTCCCTCAGAGGCCCTCCATCACCTCCAACAGGCCTATTTATGGGCCAGAGTAACGGCCATAAggggcagagagacagagagagagagagaatcgtGGAGAGGGAGAGTTAGGGGCAGGAAAtaaaatgagaggaaaagaggaggtGACAACCAGATGGACAGAACACAGAGAGTTGACTGCTGCTACAGTTTTGTCTGCTGAAAGCAAATCATAAAATTATAGAAAATTCATGCACATGCAgaaacatgttgttgttttgtgctgtAGTGAAATCGTGCAAAGATGCCACAGCAGTGAAGCCCTTACGGTCATACCTGTATGTAACATAATTTCATTGTCACTCTTATAAGTTTCTACTGTCTGCAACATTAAATGCTTCAGTAAAGCGTCTCCTATCTTGTATCCTTGTTGAAGGGTGGCCTGTTCAAACGATCGAGGATTCATAAGCAATAATCCTTACTGTTTCTGACACACAACGCAAAAAACCACTCATCATTTTACTGATATTTTCATCATACCCTACAATTATAAATCAATTTCAGTGATGGCTTGACGTTTTTTGCAAAGAGTTTTTGCCTAAAAATATATCCAAATGATTTCCAAATCCCTTTACCTGAATAATTGCCTTGAAATATTCACATCCATTGTATTTGGGAATAATGATTCTATTTTCACAGCCGACACAAATAAGACCAAAAAACAATGATCCACCATGCAGACATGTTAATGACATGGTTCAGTTTGCTAATTGTAGTTATTTTAATTAGGACAATTTAAAAAGGTTAAATGGAAGTTAGAGCCTCCAGTTTTAAATGCACTTTGTCTCTGTAGGTTTCTTACTAAGCAGGAGGGAAACAGAGCTTAAATGCACACATAGGCATGCAGTCGCATACTgaaccaaaaacaaacacatcatatTCACCAGACTGGGACGAGGAGATTCTGGCTGCATTTTTTGATTTGCTTCAGAAGGAATCATGCTGTTTTACTTCAGTTGATATTCCCACCAGAAGCAGCAGGCGGAACGCTCATTTCCACATTTCTAGTGTAGATAGGAAAGTGACAACCCTCTTTTTGAAACTCCTTGCAAAGAGCCTGATTtattgtttgcattcatttcaAGTCATATCTGCGAGGTTAGCATGCAGGTGACATCTGTGCTCTGTGATGGCTGGATTTACTTGTGGCCTGGCAACATTTGAGAGCagtctcctctgcctctgagAGAAGTTTCTGAGAACTAAGCTGAGGCGTTGATGTAGGAAGCTGAGGATGGCTAAGCACGTGGaacacagaacagacagaataaGAGTGTGATGAGAGATGGTGCTGGctggaaaaaaaggcagaaaatgtaaatgataCCATCATACACATGCATATAAGCACTCAAAAGCACTCTTTTAATATTAACACCCGAAGCTCATTAAGATAGAACATCCTGCCAAATCTTATCTGGGTGACTCGCACAGTCCCTAAAGCTCAAATCCACAGATTCCCATAAGCCCCCAGGCTGCTTCAAGCTGTTCAAACTGATCACCTGACCTGACCATCAGATCGCACAGCAGCTCTAGCACAGCGGCTCTGCATGAGATTTGCACAGAATGCATGCAGTAAAAAGCATGTAGCAAAGCTTGCATGTGGATAAAGATGTTTTCTACAGAGGCATGCTTTTTGTGCATTCAAACACTTCAtcttacagacacacatgctggaTACTGTCCACCACCATTATTTCTGCAGGTTGAGTTTGATTAAATGACTGTGCTGTTCTAAACCTTCCTCTTCCCTCATTATAAAAACGTACCTTTTATGACTGCAGCAGCTCGTGCTAGAATAGCAAAGACTCGctgagcagcagacaaaggagAGGGCGGCAAAATCGTTTGATGCTGGAAGattaaagcacaaaaaaaatgtggtgCTCTATACCTTAAAGAATCTTTTCAGCCAACTAGAGCCACTTGCTCTAATGGCTTGGCTCCTTCAAACTCTCTCAGTGCTGTCTGCATTTACTCCCTTTAAAGATGGTTGAGCCTAATTATCTCATTGTAGGGCAGCTGTTGAACATTGTGTGTGATCTGCCTTCATCTAACATTGTGTCAGCTGCACAGGGCACAATGACTTGGTCAATATTCGCCATCTTTCAGAATGAATAATAGCAGCAGCACTAAGAACCCTCCTGTCCAAGCTCTGCTGTAATGCTGACGGCTGATGCTCAAATACTGTGTCTCACTGTCATGTACGCTTTTTCAGATGACTAATTTGCTctcacctctctcctcctccttttcttttctcgACTCTCCTCTGACTAGATGAGATCGACTCGGAAAGTTTCAGTGTGGCC
Protein-coding sequences here:
- the b3gat1a gene encoding galactosylgalactosylxylosylprotein 3-beta-glucuronosyltransferase 1 isoform X1, with the translated sequence MPKRRDILAIVLIVLPWTLLITVWHQSAIAPLLAIRKACHHLVKEIFIIPEKLAVRHHRLSDDGVDGKREAGGQVQDSKEYCASDKDIVEVVRTEYVYTRPPPWSDVLPTIHIITPTYSRPVQKAELTRLANTFLHVPNLHWILVEDSQRRTTLVTRLLRETGLNYTHLNVETPRNYKLRGDTRDPRIPRGTMQRNLALRWLRETFNANSSQAGVVYFADDDNTYSLELFEEMRSTRKVSVWPVAFVGGLRYESPKVNAAGKVYGWKTVFDPHRPFAIDMAGFAINLRLILFKPQAYFKLRGVKGGYQESSLLRELVTLNDLEPKAANCTKILVWHTRTEKPVLVNEGKKGFTDPNVEI
- the b3gat1a gene encoding galactosylgalactosylxylosylprotein 3-beta-glucuronosyltransferase 1 isoform X2, which produces MPKRRDILAIVLIVLPWTLLITVWHQSAIAPLLAIRKEKLAVRHHRLSDDGVDGKREAGGQVQDSKEYCASDKDIVEVVRTEYVYTRPPPWSDVLPTIHIITPTYSRPVQKAELTRLANTFLHVPNLHWILVEDSQRRTTLVTRLLRETGLNYTHLNVETPRNYKLRGDTRDPRIPRGTMQRNLALRWLRETFNANSSQAGVVYFADDDNTYSLELFEEMRSTRKVSVWPVAFVGGLRYESPKVNAAGKVYGWKTVFDPHRPFAIDMAGFAINLRLILFKPQAYFKLRGVKGGYQESSLLRELVTLNDLEPKAANCTKILVWHTRTEKPVLVNEGKKGFTDPNVEI
- the b3gat1a gene encoding galactosylgalactosylxylosylprotein 3-beta-glucuronosyltransferase 1 isoform X3, with product MPKRRDILAIVLIVLPWTLLITVWHQSAIAPLLAIRKDDGVDGKREAGGQVQDSKEYCASDKDIVEVVRTEYVYTRPPPWSDVLPTIHIITPTYSRPVQKAELTRLANTFLHVPNLHWILVEDSQRRTTLVTRLLRETGLNYTHLNVETPRNYKLRGDTRDPRIPRGTMQRNLALRWLRETFNANSSQAGVVYFADDDNTYSLELFEEMRSTRKVSVWPVAFVGGLRYESPKVNAAGKVYGWKTVFDPHRPFAIDMAGFAINLRLILFKPQAYFKLRGVKGGYQESSLLRELVTLNDLEPKAANCTKILVWHTRTEKPVLVNEGKKGFTDPNVEI